The Mesotoga sp. BH458_6_3_2_1 genome has a window encoding:
- a CDS encoding succinylglutamate desuccinylase/aspartoacylase family protein: protein MKRHFKFLIFVAIVAVVVILSAFSFTEMWEDPPIIPGSGVTEIRMLSEWLPSIEGTMLDTEVYVIKGSEEGGKFLLLGGTHPNEPGGTLAAVVFIENVTAVSGTIYVIPRSNHSAFTHNDAMEGSPQFFSIQLPDGSQRVFRFGSRRTNPISQWPDPTIYLHPTGATLGGGEVSNLNRTFPGREDGYSTEKVAAAIMNLVLEEEIDLVCDLHESSPEYPVNNAIVFHQDSGELAIMTQMMLEMEGVDIRLEESPVNLRGLTHREIGDNSDAQVVLLEVSNPSQGRLRGKTTEDLVTKGIDKFYLQASKDGKLFAPYDETGYPLDLRVARHVATIRVLLDSWNMMFPERMILLSDIPPYEGLVDGLGTYLNPVS, encoded by the coding sequence TTGAAAAGACATTTCAAATTCCTTATATTCGTTGCGATTGTTGCAGTCGTTGTGATTCTATCAGCCTTTTCATTCACCGAAATGTGGGAAGATCCGCCAATTATTCCCGGCTCAGGCGTGACTGAAATAAGAATGTTAAGCGAATGGTTACCCTCTATTGAAGGCACGATGCTCGATACTGAGGTCTATGTGATCAAAGGCTCCGAAGAGGGGGGAAAGTTTCTTCTTCTCGGCGGAACACATCCCAACGAACCGGGCGGTACTCTTGCAGCAGTTGTCTTTATCGAGAATGTGACTGCAGTTTCGGGAACTATTTATGTGATACCTAGATCAAATCACAGCGCCTTCACCCACAATGATGCGATGGAAGGTTCTCCTCAATTCTTCTCAATACAATTGCCAGACGGCTCGCAGAGAGTCTTCAGATTCGGTTCACGGAGGACTAATCCCATTTCTCAGTGGCCCGATCCGACGATATATCTTCACCCGACGGGAGCCACTCTCGGAGGCGGAGAAGTTTCGAACCTGAACAGGACCTTCCCCGGACGAGAAGACGGTTATTCCACCGAAAAGGTAGCTGCCGCCATTATGAATCTTGTTCTTGAAGAGGAAATAGATCTAGTTTGCGATCTGCATGAGTCCTCACCGGAGTATCCAGTAAACAATGCAATCGTCTTTCACCAGGATTCCGGAGAACTGGCAATAATGACCCAGATGATGCTTGAGATGGAAGGTGTTGACATCCGGCTTGAAGAGTCTCCAGTGAATCTCAGAGGGTTAACTCACAGAGAGATTGGAGATAATTCTGACGCTCAAGTTGTTCTTCTAGAAGTGTCAAATCCTTCGCAGGGAAGACTGCGGGGAAAGACAACGGAAGATCTCGTTACAAAAGGGATCGACAAGTTCTATTTGCAGGCTTCCAAAGACGGGAAATTGTTCGCTCCATATGACGAAACCGGTTATCCTCTTGATCTGAGAGTTGCGAGACACGTTGCAACAATTAGAGTTCTACTCGATTCTTGGAACATGATGTTTCCCGAGAGGATGATCCTTCTTTCGGACATTCCGCCCTATGAGGGACTGGTTGACGGTCTGGGGACTTATCTTAATCCTGTTTCATGA
- a CDS encoding PD-(D/E)XK nuclease family protein: MRITLFIGPSASGKTERMLQELEAVHRKDPFSYFFVGPSGDHVRYVRESFISRVGTIPASRFLAMDQFAVELFSALNPASIHVGNHLIRMEIGDILDQIGREELADSPVFVDYLLEMVHDVKENGGFGEIFSEDDEVSAILESIYVELQKRLSKKGIFDTFDAYTQIDDCERDLRSGEFGRYLFLDGFHDFSHALKHFFKAVIPAYDEVFITVPQEPGKEFLFSNIDSILETVDEIGENLPELEIRRIFFEKTSPSSEFESFKDSLFSSSSGKHACGSVDVVVYPDIFAEIEGISRFVKSLLISGYEPGDISVVASDFFAYRKLLSGKLREYGVPSRIEGDEQLYSSLSIRRLILPLETAVQGFPPDKIIAMGDCGYGGEIDSRFLESVSSMSRIIYERAGLRLSHQKRKLSWQEHLGRLVHHIEARREAIISLAEDELELSAAEELAGIVERIKGDLLPAIEKIFAVLEPFKSLRKRAVGSYREMLIAWERELSLTDTFNEYQDDLQEQELAAVRRLFDHTLTDLERLLKFMGKELISPHEYYRYLMLVLRHDKFPLSRSKANRVEVQSLINSRFSKKKIKLFAGFVDGAYPHVSLNPLYSFTQFGEIKPRDLLLDEEMHQRLNLHISVSSALESVRFTLPESTVDGEPILPSPYLKSVLESSGGEIVREGRRAGRRFGYIPELGSSMSESELKIAAARLFRSEAWNELKEFGPLKPLDSVLSHFRRELSWSVENTGDLGRIVGKVFSFSRLKSYDDCPFSFFLSYVVGLDVPLERIFELTALDEGNIFHSVLRDFFSGKNRDWQSSLSENISRHLMHDSKVVFRFEFERLKEILRDYITERESRKPNFMQGDFVPFAFEKAFGIGDTKPVELQSDFFLRGKIDRLDLDESSRAMYLIDYKRGDSGDEKQLLLYSLVADRLFQEKGYYVAGGVFKTLIGRVVNKSAFRTISSDEEKSWEFANKRKAERIFRESQLFQWLGKITEGVYSGRFPPSFIRSSHQCYNCKFAAVKRAITWREGESDSE; this comes from the coding sequence ATGAGAATCACGCTTTTCATCGGGCCTTCGGCCTCAGGAAAAACAGAAAGAATGCTTCAAGAGCTTGAGGCAGTGCACAGGAAAGACCCGTTTTCCTATTTTTTTGTCGGCCCTTCCGGCGATCATGTCAGATATGTCAGAGAAAGCTTCATTTCACGAGTTGGAACGATTCCTGCTTCCAGATTTCTTGCGATGGATCAGTTTGCCGTCGAGCTTTTCAGCGCACTTAATCCGGCATCGATCCATGTAGGAAACCATCTGATAAGGATGGAGATAGGCGATATTCTCGATCAAATCGGAAGAGAGGAACTCGCTGATTCGCCGGTATTCGTCGATTATCTGCTTGAAATGGTGCACGATGTAAAGGAAAACGGCGGTTTTGGTGAGATATTCTCTGAAGACGATGAGGTGTCGGCGATTCTCGAGTCAATATATGTCGAGCTCCAAAAAAGACTATCAAAGAAGGGAATCTTTGACACTTTCGATGCTTACACTCAAATAGATGACTGCGAAAGGGATCTCAGATCCGGGGAGTTTGGCAGGTACTTATTCCTTGATGGGTTCCACGACTTCAGTCACGCTCTTAAGCATTTCTTCAAGGCCGTAATTCCAGCTTATGACGAGGTTTTCATTACCGTTCCTCAAGAGCCCGGAAAGGAGTTCCTGTTTTCGAATATCGATTCGATTCTGGAAACGGTAGATGAAATAGGCGAGAATCTACCCGAACTGGAGATCAGGAGGATTTTTTTCGAGAAGACATCCCCTTCCAGCGAATTCGAGAGTTTCAAAGACTCTCTTTTCTCATCCTCAAGCGGGAAGCATGCCTGCGGATCGGTCGATGTTGTTGTTTATCCCGATATCTTTGCGGAGATCGAGGGCATATCAAGGTTTGTGAAGTCCCTGCTCATATCGGGGTACGAACCGGGCGACATTTCAGTTGTCGCTTCTGACTTCTTCGCTTACAGAAAACTGCTTTCGGGAAAGCTCCGGGAGTATGGAGTTCCCAGCAGAATTGAAGGCGACGAGCAGCTCTACTCGTCGCTCTCAATCAGAAGGTTGATTCTTCCTCTGGAGACTGCCGTGCAAGGTTTCCCGCCTGATAAGATCATCGCAATGGGCGACTGCGGTTATGGAGGAGAAATCGATTCGAGATTTCTTGAGTCCGTATCTTCAATGTCCAGAATAATATACGAGAGGGCAGGTCTCAGGCTCTCGCACCAAAAGAGAAAACTCTCATGGCAGGAACACCTTGGAAGGCTTGTTCATCATATTGAAGCAAGGCGCGAGGCAATAATCTCACTGGCCGAGGATGAGCTTGAACTGAGCGCTGCTGAAGAGCTTGCCGGGATCGTTGAACGTATTAAGGGCGATCTCCTGCCCGCCATTGAGAAGATTTTCGCCGTTCTTGAACCTTTCAAGAGCTTGAGAAAGAGGGCGGTGGGAAGTTATCGTGAAATGTTGATTGCCTGGGAGAGGGAACTCTCACTGACAGATACCTTCAACGAGTATCAGGATGATTTGCAGGAGCAAGAATTAGCGGCAGTCAGAAGGCTCTTTGATCACACTCTCACCGATCTCGAGAGACTACTCAAGTTCATGGGCAAGGAGCTGATCTCTCCGCATGAGTACTACCGATATCTGATGCTTGTGCTCAGGCATGACAAATTCCCTCTTTCGAGGAGCAAAGCAAACAGAGTCGAAGTGCAATCTCTAATAAATTCACGCTTTTCGAAGAAGAAGATCAAGCTCTTTGCCGGCTTCGTGGACGGCGCATACCCTCATGTCAGTTTGAATCCATTGTATAGTTTCACCCAGTTTGGGGAAATCAAGCCCAGGGATCTTCTTCTGGATGAGGAGATGCACCAGAGACTGAATCTCCACATATCAGTAAGTTCGGCACTTGAGTCTGTAAGGTTTACTCTGCCCGAATCAACGGTTGACGGCGAACCAATTCTTCCATCTCCTTACCTGAAGAGTGTTTTGGAGAGTTCGGGGGGTGAAATCGTTCGGGAGGGGAGAAGGGCAGGCAGAAGATTCGGATATATTCCGGAACTGGGGTCATCTATGAGTGAATCAGAGCTGAAGATTGCGGCAGCAAGACTGTTCAGAAGCGAGGCATGGAACGAGCTTAAGGAATTCGGACCACTGAAGCCGCTCGATTCAGTCCTTTCCCATTTTCGAAGAGAGTTGAGCTGGTCTGTCGAAAACACAGGAGACCTTGGCAGGATCGTCGGAAAGGTTTTCTCATTCTCGCGTCTGAAGTCCTACGACGATTGCCCGTTTTCATTCTTTCTTTCCTACGTTGTAGGCCTCGATGTCCCTTTAGAAAGGATTTTTGAGTTGACAGCCCTCGATGAGGGGAACATTTTCCATTCCGTTCTTCGAGATTTCTTTTCCGGAAAGAACAGGGACTGGCAGAGCTCTCTATCTGAGAATATCTCTAGACACCTGATGCACGATAGCAAGGTAGTCTTTCGGTTTGAATTCGAAAGACTTAAGGAGATTCTCAGAGACTACATTACGGAAAGAGAATCCAGAAAACCGAACTTCATGCAGGGAGATTTCGTTCCTTTCGCTTTCGAGAAAGCCTTCGGAATTGGAGATACGAAACCGGTCGAACTGCAGTCTGACTTCTTCTTGAGAGGCAAAATCGATCGACTTGATCTCGATGAATCGAGCCGCGCAATGTATCTCATAGATTACAAGAGAGGCGACAGCGGTGACGAGAAGCAGCTTCTCCTGTATTCACTCGTTGCAGACAGGCTCTTTCAAGAAAAAGGATACTATGTTGCAGGCGGGGTTTTCAAGACACTGATCGGAAGGGTAGTTAACAAATCTGCCTTCAGAACGATTTCTTCGGACGAAGAGAAGTCCTGGGAGTTTGCGAACAAGAGAAAAGCAGAAAGAATCTTTAGAGAGTCTCAGCTTTTTCAATGGCTCGGAAAGATAACCGAAGGAGTCTATTCGGGCAGATTTCCGCCCTCGTTCATCCGTTCTTCACACCAATGCTACAACTGCAAATTCGCAGCAGTCAAGAGAGCGATCACCTGGAGGGAAGGTGAGTCAGATAGTGAATAG
- a CDS encoding succinylglutamate desuccinylase/aspartoacylase family protein, producing MRIKAVLILALFLTSALFGTFLRPDVRPGYGVTDIAWLSDYFSPLRNTNMDTPVYFMDSGVEGPTFLLMGGTHAREVSGTTAAIAFIENVVVTKGRVVVVPFSNISAASIADETGKAPHLIPIESRSGSRFLVYGDRRTDPLDQGIPDPEIFKHAQSDFTLDDGAESRNLNRQYPGVADGNPTQQLAYAIIELVKAEKVDFNLDMHESGTPDSYIDSKGNERSGSSLAYTLVCHPDALEIGAVAIMEIEAFYGVSMKLEESNKAFRGLSHLEIGDATGSLSFLSETPNPGQDSWRDRYDVINDPDYPLSHRAGLQLQIIRSLFGAYEMMIGETVEVENLPSYEEVMQNGIFFYLN from the coding sequence ATGAGAATAAAAGCAGTTTTGATTCTGGCTCTCTTTCTAACTTCCGCACTCTTCGGAACCTTTCTTAGACCGGACGTGCGTCCCGGATACGGTGTTACCGACATCGCCTGGTTATCTGACTATTTCTCTCCACTGCGAAACACGAATATGGATACTCCCGTGTATTTCATGGACAGCGGTGTCGAAGGGCCGACGTTTCTTCTAATGGGAGGAACCCACGCGAGAGAGGTTTCGGGTACAACCGCAGCGATAGCCTTCATAGAGAATGTTGTAGTTACGAAAGGCAGAGTAGTGGTAGTTCCTTTTTCGAATATCAGCGCGGCTTCTATAGCCGACGAGACGGGAAAGGCACCTCACCTTATACCTATTGAAAGCAGATCTGGCTCAAGGTTCTTGGTTTACGGTGACAGAAGAACCGATCCCCTTGATCAGGGCATTCCTGACCCGGAGATCTTCAAGCATGCTCAATCTGATTTCACTCTCGATGATGGGGCGGAATCCAGGAATTTGAACAGGCAGTATCCGGGAGTTGCAGACGGAAATCCTACTCAGCAGCTTGCGTACGCAATAATCGAGCTCGTAAAAGCCGAGAAAGTGGATTTCAATCTAGATATGCATGAGAGTGGAACGCCAGACAGCTACATCGACAGCAAAGGAAATGAACGATCAGGTAGTAGCCTGGCTTACACACTGGTCTGTCATCCCGATGCCCTCGAAATCGGAGCCGTGGCGATTATGGAAATAGAAGCCTTTTATGGTGTTTCAATGAAGCTTGAGGAATCAAACAAGGCCTTCAGAGGTCTCAGCCATCTTGAGATAGGAGATGCCACAGGTTCGCTTTCGTTCCTTTCGGAAACACCGAATCCAGGACAGGATTCATGGAGAGACAGATATGATGTTATCAACGATCCCGATTATCCGTTGAGCCACAGAGCAGGTTTACAGCTTCAGATAATAAGATCTCTCTTCGGTGCTTACGAAATGATGATAGGTGAAACGGTAGAGGTCGAAAATCTTCCTTCTTATGAGGAAGTCATGCAAAACGGGATATTCTTTTACTTGAACTGA
- a CDS encoding TRAP transporter large permease subunit, with translation MLLTFVGLAIIKIPISVSLMFSALAGSIAFGEFFPLRHLVEGGFGYIDTILVIGSAMIFMESIKVSGLLDTIAGNMTIALHKKPTFLLVLLTFFIMIAGMITGSSTATVLTTGAIAFPVLKNLGLSKRRAGSIIAMSGIYGMIAPPINLPAMIIGQGVDMPYIGFTTPLLMMTFPLAVVTSLIIGARQVKPVDLEEFRKSREREPIKGFAVYLPLILMVILMVLENVSWGFSLGLPLIFMLSAIVATITGAKGNLLKISISAIQNSLGILSILIGVGMFIQIMTLNGVRGLIVGFLNGLPQGALLAGIALGIPAFGAVSSYGSASVLGVPFLLAFLGNNDIVVCSALSLLAGLGDMVPPTALAGIFAAHVVGEKNYFKIWLSSMPAFFITMIFATVTIIYSNAVGRFANSWYFYPVFIVGLIIVAVALLLVDKGKEMPVS, from the coding sequence ATGCTGTTAACGTTCGTGGGTCTGGCAATCATTAAGATCCCAATTTCGGTTTCATTGATGTTCTCCGCACTGGCCGGCTCGATAGCCTTCGGGGAGTTCTTCCCTCTCAGACATCTTGTGGAAGGTGGATTTGGTTACATAGACACCATACTTGTGATTGGCTCTGCGATGATTTTCATGGAATCGATCAAAGTTTCGGGTCTTCTTGATACAATTGCAGGCAACATGACGATCGCCCTTCACAAGAAGCCAACCTTTCTTCTCGTATTGCTCACTTTCTTCATAATGATTGCAGGCATGATTACCGGGTCGTCAACGGCTACCGTCCTCACTACCGGCGCAATTGCCTTCCCGGTGTTGAAGAATCTCGGATTGAGCAAGCGAAGAGCCGGTTCGATAATAGCAATGAGCGGAATCTACGGAATGATTGCGCCTCCGATAAACTTGCCCGCTATGATCATCGGCCAGGGAGTCGATATGCCTTACATTGGGTTCACAACCCCTCTCCTCATGATGACATTTCCCCTGGCAGTTGTTACCTCGCTCATAATCGGAGCTCGCCAGGTGAAGCCGGTAGATCTTGAGGAATTCAGGAAATCTAGGGAGAGGGAACCGATCAAGGGCTTTGCAGTTTACTTGCCTCTGATTCTGATGGTAATACTTATGGTTCTGGAAAACGTAAGCTGGGGCTTCTCCCTCGGTCTGCCCCTGATTTTCATGCTCTCCGCGATAGTCGCAACCATAACGGGGGCAAAAGGCAATCTGTTGAAAATCTCGATATCGGCCATACAGAACTCTCTTGGAATTCTATCTATACTCATCGGAGTGGGGATGTTTATTCAGATTATGACACTGAACGGAGTCCGCGGCCTTATTGTGGGCTTCCTAAACGGCCTTCCGCAGGGAGCTCTATTGGCAGGAATCGCTCTGGGTATTCCGGCATTTGGCGCCGTCTCATCTTATGGCTCGGCCTCGGTGCTTGGAGTTCCATTCTTGCTAGCATTTCTCGGCAACAACGACATCGTTGTCTGTTCGGCTCTTTCTCTTCTCGCCGGTCTTGGAGATATGGTACCGCCAACGGCCCTTGCCGGAATATTTGCCGCTCATGTTGTTGGAGAGAAGAACTATTTCAAGATCTGGTTGAGCTCGATGCCGGCCTTTTTCATTACCATGATATTCGCTACCGTTACAATAATCTACTCAAACGCCGTGGGAAGATTCGCAAACAGCTGGTACTTCTATCCAGTTTTCATAGTTGGTCTTATAATCGTTGCGGTCGCACTTCTTTTGGTAGATAAGGGAAAGGAGATGCCAGTGTCGTGA
- a CDS encoding MFS transporter yields MQIKRDSQFYRFAAYGFLKNLRFFDPFLILFFREMGLSFLQIGTLISVREVATNFLELPTGIIADLYGRRLSMVLSMVSYLSSFMVFYFFPSFYVYMIAMIAFAFGEAFRTGTHKAMILEYLRINEMTDMKVHYYGATRAVSQLGSAINALIAAFLVFYSGSYKIVFLASVLPYAANLVNLMLYPKELDGELRSGEKRETMKAFLGIFRNGDALKGVLNSSLYDAFFKVIKEYLQPILKALALGLPIMIAFSAEQRTSVIVGIVYFVIYIATSYASKNAGRLSGKFGNESRALNYTYIFGAILIIFSGLLQIFALQVLAVAIFFFLFILENFRRPINISYISDNIDHKTMASGLSVESQLKTLLMAIFAPLIGFMADKLGVGSAIAIAGAAMLALFAFVKLNPPKTVKGSEREGV; encoded by the coding sequence TTGCAGATTAAACGAGACAGTCAATTCTACAGATTCGCTGCGTACGGTTTTCTGAAGAACCTTCGTTTCTTTGATCCTTTCTTGATACTGTTCTTCAGGGAGATGGGCCTTTCCTTTCTTCAGATAGGAACTCTCATTTCCGTAAGAGAAGTAGCCACAAATTTCCTTGAGCTTCCAACTGGAATAATTGCCGACTTGTACGGCAGAAGGTTATCCATGGTGCTGTCAATGGTTTCCTATCTTTCATCTTTCATGGTCTTTTACTTCTTTCCCAGTTTCTATGTGTACATGATAGCCATGATAGCTTTCGCATTCGGAGAGGCTTTTCGTACCGGAACTCACAAAGCGATGATACTGGAGTATTTAAGAATCAATGAGATGACCGACATGAAGGTTCATTACTACGGAGCGACGCGAGCTGTATCACAGTTGGGATCGGCAATCAATGCTTTAATAGCCGCCTTTCTGGTATTCTACTCTGGGAGTTACAAGATAGTATTCCTTGCTTCTGTCCTGCCTTATGCCGCCAATCTTGTCAACCTCATGCTCTATCCCAAGGAACTTGACGGCGAGTTGAGATCCGGAGAAAAAAGGGAAACGATGAAAGCCTTTCTGGGGATTTTCAGGAATGGAGACGCTCTCAAAGGAGTGCTGAATTCCTCTCTTTACGATGCGTTTTTCAAAGTTATTAAGGAATATCTTCAACCTATCCTCAAGGCCCTGGCCCTAGGACTACCAATAATGATAGCCTTCAGCGCAGAACAGAGGACCTCCGTAATCGTGGGCATAGTCTATTTCGTTATCTACATTGCCACAAGCTACGCCTCCAAAAACGCTGGAAGACTGAGCGGCAAGTTTGGCAATGAATCGAGAGCCTTAAATTATACGTATATTTTCGGTGCAATTCTAATCATATTCAGCGGTCTGCTTCAGATCTTCGCGTTGCAGGTTTTGGCTGTTGCCATCTTCTTCTTCTTGTTCATCCTTGAGAACTTTAGGCGACCCATCAACATTAGCTACATCAGCGATAACATCGATCACAAAACGATGGCTTCCGGTCTCTCCGTAGAATCACAGTTGAAGACTCTGCTGATGGCGATATTCGCTCCCTTAATCGGCTTCATGGCCGACAAACTGGGAGTAGGTTCAGCTATCGCAATAGCTGGGGCAGCTATGCTGGCCCTCTTCGCTTTCGTCAAACTTAACCCTCCTAAAACAGTCAAAGGGAGTGAAAGGGAAGGTGTCTAG
- the ggt gene encoding gamma-glutamyltransferase yields MKRLVLLVTLIAFVFTASFATVTAPTVASSNGMVAAVNNYAAEVGAKILEMGGNAVDAAIAVSFALGVVEPYASGLGGEGYAVITMADGNKYAIDFRSAAPMAATYEALSELGLTISKANYTPRGACVPGVLAGVKEAWLLGATMPLKDLIQPAIDLARNGFIVDETFAQTTSDKYELVLENGFDFLNEGFVWEVGSTFTNPQLAETLERIKEEGIDTFYTGSLADEIEEFMIENGGFMRKSDLEMYKAIVREPLHGTYRGYDFYVPHPPVSGPQMIAVLNTLENYNLPAMSWDDPLTVHIIQQALVLGDVDRRAYISDPEFYDLPYEAFMSKEYAKTRFMAIDLSQAFDPASYYDYQGDAYPFADGSSYEEVLLGALESVAANESGVEESPSTTHFSIVDKDGNAVAWTQTISSFFGTSYYFKGFFFNNEMANFAGSYREGDIINLTGGMRPRTTICPTVIQKDGKVRWVIGTPGGGRIISTMVQLAVDLIDFNMPVDQAIRTPKFVGYTTYRDLRVEEGYSQTTLDFLEKVLGHQLNVYSYPDLFFGGPNLISVEENGLMIGAGSIRRLGSASAPEF; encoded by the coding sequence ATGAAAAGACTAGTGCTACTGGTAACATTAATTGCTTTTGTTTTCACCGCCTCATTTGCCACAGTCACTGCTCCGACGGTGGCCTCAAGCAACGGAATGGTTGCCGCCGTCAATAATTACGCTGCAGAAGTCGGCGCAAAGATTCTCGAAATGGGAGGAAATGCTGTAGATGCAGCGATAGCTGTCAGTTTTGCGCTTGGAGTAGTCGAACCCTACGCATCGGGTCTTGGTGGAGAAGGCTACGCTGTGATTACCATGGCAGATGGAAACAAGTACGCTATCGATTTCCGAAGTGCCGCCCCTATGGCTGCTACTTACGAGGCTCTTTCCGAGCTTGGACTTACCATAAGCAAAGCAAATTATACTCCCAGGGGCGCCTGCGTTCCCGGGGTCCTTGCCGGAGTCAAGGAAGCCTGGCTGCTCGGAGCAACGATGCCTCTTAAGGATCTTATCCAGCCCGCAATTGACCTTGCAAGAAATGGTTTTATAGTCGATGAGACATTTGCCCAGACAACTTCCGACAAATACGAACTAGTTCTCGAAAATGGCTTTGATTTCTTGAACGAGGGCTTTGTATGGGAAGTTGGATCTACATTCACAAATCCTCAGCTGGCAGAGACTCTTGAAAGGATTAAAGAGGAAGGCATCGATACATTCTACACGGGAAGCCTGGCAGATGAGATTGAGGAATTCATGATTGAGAACGGCGGTTTCATGAGGAAGTCGGATCTCGAGATGTACAAGGCCATCGTTAGGGAGCCGCTTCACGGGACTTACAGAGGATACGATTTCTACGTACCGCATCCACCTGTTTCCGGTCCGCAGATGATTGCAGTTCTCAACACCCTCGAAAACTACAATCTTCCCGCAATGAGCTGGGACGATCCGTTGACCGTTCACATAATTCAGCAGGCACTTGTTCTTGGAGACGTCGACAGAAGAGCTTACATAAGCGATCCAGAGTTCTACGATCTCCCTTACGAGGCCTTCATGAGCAAAGAATATGCCAAAACGAGATTCATGGCGATCGATCTGTCACAGGCCTTCGATCCAGCTTCTTACTACGATTATCAGGGCGACGCTTATCCATTTGCGGACGGATCATCTTATGAAGAGGTTCTTCTGGGCGCACTAGAGTCGGTAGCTGCTAACGAAAGCGGAGTGGAAGAGTCTCCATCAACGACTCACTTCTCGATTGTGGACAAAGACGGAAATGCCGTAGCCTGGACCCAGACAATATCAAGTTTCTTTGGAACCAGCTACTATTTCAAGGGTTTCTTCTTCAACAACGAGATGGCCAACTTCGCTGGCTCTTACAGAGAAGGAGACATAATCAACCTTACCGGCGGAATGAGACCGAGAACGACAATCTGTCCGACAGTAATTCAGAAGGATGGAAAGGTCCGATGGGTAATCGGTACCCCAGGTGGGGGCAGAATCATTTCGACGATGGTACAGCTCGCAGTCGATCTGATCGATTTCAACATGCCGGTCGATCAGGCGATAAGAACTCCCAAGTTCGTAGGATACACAACCTACAGGGATCTTAGAGTCGAAGAAGGCTACTCACAGACTACACTTGACTTCCTCGAAAAGGTTCTTGGACATCAACTGAATGTATATTCATACCCCGATCTCTTCTTTGGTGGCCCAAATCTCATTTCTGTAGAAGAAAACGGTCTTATGATTGGAGCCGGCTCTATAAGAAGATTAGGATCTGCTTCGGCACCGGAATTTTGA
- a CDS encoding DUF6305 family protein, protein MKRFIVSLLLITCAAFVGFAADGTEEQLILGEPVAVTSAGQSPGALQFTVVAKMIKLEYTFEKLLSVDNIDISQFKTLVLVVGASGKGLGAANIDIEAEILRVKSLAEAAEESGVKVVICNLEGESRRGPSSDRIVTELAPFADAYFAKSDADQDGFFTSLSEEAGVPLATFEKTVDLKDVLAEYFGK, encoded by the coding sequence TTGAAAAGGTTCATAGTTTCTTTACTGCTTATTACTTGCGCGGCGTTTGTCGGATTTGCGGCTGACGGAACTGAAGAGCAACTGATTCTCGGAGAACCGGTAGCGGTTACATCTGCAGGGCAGTCTCCCGGCGCGCTTCAATTCACTGTCGTCGCAAAGATGATCAAACTCGAATACACTTTTGAAAAGCTTCTAAGCGTTGATAACATCGACATTTCTCAGTTCAAGACCCTTGTGCTCGTTGTTGGAGCCAGTGGAAAAGGCCTTGGGGCTGCCAACATAGATATCGAGGCAGAAATCCTGAGAGTAAAGTCTCTCGCCGAAGCGGCAGAAGAAAGTGGTGTAAAAGTAGTTATCTGCAATCTAGAAGGCGAATCTAGAAGGGGTCCGTCTTCCGACAGAATAGTCACCGAACTCGCACCTTTTGCAGACGCATACTTTGCTAAATCAGACGCTGATCAAGACGGTTTCTTCACATCTCTTAGCGAGGAAGCCGGAGTACCCCTGGCAACTTTCGAAAAGACAGTTGACCTGAAAGACGTACTGGCCGAATACTTCGGCAAATAG